A region of Chitinophaga horti DNA encodes the following proteins:
- a CDS encoding bifunctional alpha,alpha-trehalose-phosphate synthase (UDP-forming)/trehalose-phosphatase: MKTIIVSNRLPVKMKEKDGEYIPMPSEGGLATGLGSIYRQGDNVWIGWPGTVTAEEHYGQIEEKLKSQNLKPVFLTQEEINNFYEGFSNEVLWPVFHYMSTYARYEQQYWDYYVQVNQKFKAAILEVAEPGDVIWIHDYQLLLLPQMIREEQPDATIGFFQHIPFPSYELFRLIPWRNELLEGMLGADLLGFHTFDDARHFLQATSRLLPVITSSNMITVNDRSVVVETFPMGIDYKKYESLAHMPSVAHQVRNLRERFQLQHIVLTIDRLDYSKGILQRLQAFELLLQLHPEYIEKIGMCMIVVPSRDNVQQYSALRDDIDKLVGNINARYRTMGWAPIHYFYRSFPLEILSALYNLADICLVSPMRDGMNLVSKEYVASRIHHDGVLILSEMAGASKELIDAVIVNPNNIGAIARAIDEAINMPILEQRRRMLPMRQIVEKFNIHHWVKLFMDTLNDVKRNQQSMLAKRINTEMAQQLATRYAASGKRALFLDYDGTLVGFKVNIDQASPDEELYALLEELANDPANSLVMISGRKYETMEQWFGRLPIDLIAEHGAWVKLKDTKWVQQPGLQDQWKKDIQPVLETFTDRTAGSFIEEKSYSLVWHYRKVEEGLGELRANELMNTLRYYTADKALQLLAGDKVIEVKNVEINKGKAANAWFKSHDYDFVMAMGDDLTDEDIFKALPEEAITIKVGSYMSAARFYLRSHQEVRHVLKMLTKAGGQTIAK, from the coding sequence ATGAAGACAATTATAGTTTCTAATCGCCTGCCGGTGAAGATGAAAGAGAAAGACGGGGAGTACATCCCCATGCCCAGCGAAGGAGGCCTCGCGACAGGGCTTGGATCTATCTACCGGCAAGGTGACAATGTTTGGATCGGGTGGCCTGGCACGGTAACGGCCGAAGAGCATTACGGCCAGATAGAGGAAAAACTCAAAAGCCAGAACCTGAAACCTGTATTTCTGACGCAGGAGGAAATCAACAATTTTTATGAAGGATTTTCTAACGAAGTGTTATGGCCGGTATTCCATTACATGTCTACCTACGCCCGCTACGAACAACAGTACTGGGATTATTATGTACAGGTGAACCAGAAGTTTAAGGCCGCCATCTTAGAAGTGGCCGAACCTGGTGATGTCATCTGGATACATGACTATCAATTATTACTGCTCCCGCAAATGATCCGCGAAGAGCAGCCGGATGCCACGATTGGCTTTTTCCAGCACATTCCGTTCCCGTCGTATGAGTTATTCCGGCTCATTCCGTGGCGCAACGAGCTGCTGGAAGGTATGCTGGGTGCCGATTTATTAGGTTTCCACACCTTTGATGATGCGCGGCACTTCTTACAGGCGACCAGCCGTTTGCTGCCTGTTATCACTTCTTCCAACATGATTACGGTGAACGACCGTTCGGTGGTGGTGGAAACTTTCCCGATGGGGATCGATTACAAAAAGTATGAATCACTGGCTCACATGCCATCTGTCGCTCACCAGGTACGTAACCTGCGTGAACGTTTTCAATTACAGCATATCGTGCTTACGATCGACCGGCTCGATTACAGTAAGGGCATACTGCAGCGTTTACAGGCGTTTGAACTGTTATTGCAGCTGCACCCCGAGTACATCGAAAAGATCGGCATGTGTATGATCGTAGTGCCCTCGCGCGACAATGTGCAGCAATACAGTGCGCTGCGCGATGATATAGATAAACTCGTCGGCAACATCAATGCCCGCTACCGCACCATGGGCTGGGCGCCGATCCATTATTTCTATCGCAGTTTTCCGCTTGAAATTCTATCTGCTCTATATAACCTGGCCGACATCTGCCTGGTGTCGCCCATGCGCGATGGTATGAACCTTGTAAGTAAGGAGTATGTGGCCAGCCGCATCCATCACGACGGGGTGTTGATCCTGAGTGAAATGGCTGGCGCTTCAAAAGAGTTGATCGATGCGGTGATTGTAAACCCGAACAACATCGGCGCAATCGCCCGCGCGATCGACGAAGCGATCAATATGCCGATACTGGAACAACGGCGCAGGATGCTGCCCATGCGGCAAATCGTAGAGAAATTCAATATTCATCACTGGGTAAAATTATTTATGGATACGTTGAACGATGTGAAGAGAAACCAGCAATCGATGCTGGCAAAAAGAATCAATACAGAAATGGCGCAACAGCTCGCCACCCGCTACGCGGCCTCCGGCAAACGCGCGTTATTCCTCGATTACGACGGAACACTCGTTGGCTTTAAGGTAAACATCGACCAGGCGAGTCCGGATGAAGAACTGTACGCCTTGCTAGAAGAGCTGGCCAACGATCCGGCTAACAGCCTGGTCATGATCAGCGGCCGTAAATACGAAACCATGGAACAATGGTTCGGCCGCCTGCCGATCGACCTGATCGCCGAACATGGCGCGTGGGTGAAGCTGAAAGACACCAAATGGGTGCAACAGCCAGGCCTGCAGGATCAATGGAAAAAGGATATTCAGCCTGTGCTGGAAACTTTTACCGATCGCACCGCGGGATCTTTCATCGAGGAAAAAAGCTATTCACTGGTATGGCATTATCGTAAAGTAGAAGAGGGGCTTGGTGAATTACGCGCCAATGAACTTATGAACACGTTGCGTTATTATACCGCCGACAAAGCGTTACAACTGCTGGCCGGCGACAAGGTAATTGAAGTGAAGAACGTGGAGATCAACAAGGGTAAAGCCGCTAACGCATGGTTCAAATCGCACGACTACGATTTTGTGATGGCCATGGGAGATGATCTTACGGATGAAGATATCTTTAAAGCATTACCGGAAGAGGCGATCACCATTAAGGTAGGCAGTTATATGAGTGCTGCGCGCTTTTACCTGCGTAGTCACCAGGAGGTGAGGCATGTGCTGAAAATGCTTACCAAAGCGGGTGGACAAACCATTGCGAAGTAA
- a CDS encoding glycoside hydrolase family 15 protein encodes MNTRHTYQTGIIGNCAFLAHINRNTNVDWLCWPRMDSSFVFGGLLDKQKGGEFSILPEGEYESKQYYLDNTNILCTEVTHGDTSYRITDFAPRFLQFERFFKPLMLIRKIEPLSSSARIKVTCKPVCDYGGAQLGMFRGSNHIEFAGCEERIRVTTNIPINYLIEEQYFVLNETKYLVMTYGNPLEAPLQSTAEHFLRETTAYWRTWIKHSSIAGFYQTYVIRSALTLKIHQYEDTGAVIAASTTSLPESPGSGRNWDYRYCWLRDTYYVLTALSHIGHFEEMEHYFNYVTDISLSEDFRYQPLYGITGQKALTETILPHLDGYMGNQPVRIGNQAYEHIQNDIYGQVLISMLPLYTDHRFIFSERKDSERWIDFILSKIERTIDEKDAGIWEFRNIANIHCYSNLFQWAGCAAAEKMAKTIGNKELEQKAARLKDQAGIHIESCYDATRKVYTNAAGSLNLDASTLQLIMMNYLDPASERARDHLAAVEKELKASNGLFYRYLHSDDFGKPKTTFLVCAFWYVEALACVGRLDDAMREFENLLQYSNHLLLFSEDVDATDGSQWGNFPQAYSHVGLMNAAYRIAMKLDRPIFL; translated from the coding sequence ATGAATACAAGACATACCTATCAGACCGGCATTATTGGAAACTGTGCCTTCCTTGCGCACATTAACCGCAATACGAATGTAGATTGGCTTTGCTGGCCACGCATGGACAGCTCCTTTGTATTTGGCGGCTTACTGGACAAACAGAAGGGCGGCGAGTTTTCCATCCTGCCTGAAGGGGAATACGAGTCTAAACAGTATTACCTCGACAACACGAACATACTCTGTACGGAGGTAACGCACGGTGATACCAGTTATCGCATTACTGATTTTGCACCGCGATTTTTGCAGTTTGAGCGATTTTTTAAGCCGCTGATGCTGATCCGCAAGATCGAACCGCTCTCCAGTTCCGCGCGCATTAAAGTGACCTGTAAACCTGTTTGCGACTACGGCGGTGCCCAGCTGGGCATGTTCCGCGGCAGCAATCATATTGAATTTGCAGGTTGTGAAGAACGCATTCGCGTAACCACGAACATTCCCATCAACTATTTGATAGAAGAGCAGTATTTCGTGCTGAATGAAACGAAATACCTGGTGATGACGTACGGTAATCCGCTGGAAGCGCCGCTGCAAAGTACGGCAGAACACTTCCTGCGGGAAACGACCGCTTACTGGCGTACCTGGATCAAACACTCTTCGATCGCGGGTTTCTACCAGACTTACGTGATACGTTCGGCCCTAACTTTGAAAATACACCAGTACGAAGACACCGGTGCGGTAATTGCCGCCAGCACCACCAGCCTGCCCGAATCGCCGGGTAGCGGTCGTAACTGGGATTATCGTTATTGCTGGTTACGCGATACTTATTATGTGCTCACGGCGCTCAGCCACATCGGTCATTTCGAGGAGATGGAGCATTACTTTAATTATGTGACCGATATTTCACTTTCGGAAGATTTCCGTTACCAGCCGCTTTATGGCATTACCGGCCAGAAGGCGCTGACAGAGACCATCCTCCCCCACCTGGACGGCTACATGGGCAACCAGCCTGTGCGTATCGGCAACCAGGCATACGAGCATATACAGAACGATATTTACGGCCAAGTGTTGATCTCCATGCTGCCGCTGTACACCGACCACCGTTTCATCTTTTCGGAGCGGAAGGACAGTGAGCGCTGGATCGATTTTATTCTGAGTAAGATCGAACGTACGATAGACGAAAAGGATGCGGGCATCTGGGAGTTCCGCAACATTGCGAACATTCACTGTTACAGTAACTTGTTTCAGTGGGCGGGCTGCGCTGCGGCGGAAAAGATGGCGAAAACGATCGGCAATAAAGAGCTGGAGCAAAAGGCTGCGAGGCTGAAAGACCAGGCTGGCATTCACATCGAAAGCTGTTACGATGCCACGCGTAAAGTGTATACCAACGCCGCCGGCAGCCTCAATCTCGATGCCAGTACGTTACAGCTGATCATGATGAACTACCTCGACCCGGCTTCCGAACGCGCCCGCGATCACCTGGCAGCAGTGGAGAAAGAACTGAAAGCCAGCAACGGCCTGTTCTACCGCTACCTGCACTCCGACGATTTCGGTAAACCTAAAACGACGTTCCTCGTGTGTGCGTTCTGGTATGTAGAGGCACTGGCCTGCGTAGGCCGGCTGGACGATGCCATGCGTGAATTCGAGAACCTGCTGCAGTATTCCAATCACCTGCTGCTGTTCAGCGAAGACGTGGATGCTACAGATGGCAGCCAGTGGGGCAACTTCCCGCAGGCATACAGCCACGTGGGACTGATGAACGCAGCTTATCGCATTGCGATGAAGCTGGACAGACCGATATTTTTGTAA
- a CDS encoding TonB-dependent receptor, with the protein MRLILVLMFFVVSIPAYAQQQLTIKVIDKDKNRPLPYATVGLPALGKSGFTDEQGMIRFEVPAGQRIAVKATYVGRREASDTIPAGAASFTVFLESYSLKLRDVEVNGVRMRAQSNSSFVIDREAIEAIQAYSLADVMQLLPGKEILNPNLQSINQLTLRSATGDPSADRNNSFGTQLMIDGMAISNNANMQTSDMRSGFMQSFINGNSSFGYGDVAGSGLDLRQIPASNIEKIEVIYGVAPARYGDMTDGAVIIERKAGVSDYRASVRLQNGITNVSINKGGKLKGRNGVITGSIDYVNSIADKRDNLKTYNRVGGGLMWTRAFGAKERFTNTMSFDVSTRLDNAKQNPDLDNRNISKFVDYSFRYGTRGSYRAKKKWLDNVSYNLGVSYGVQNSRDETFYNPGVFGASDAMETGIHEGEYVPPFYVAVREIDGKPFTASGRLEMNTAKLFTGNVQHQLSAGITVSYDDNFGKGRLFNPLRPRNREQSGTGLAERPYYFSRDIHLAQYGLYLQDDMTTTVAGMRLNNNWGVRLDRQGNNFSVMPRLNSSLEITKDISVNAAFGMNSKAPGLAHMYPGPLYYDIPLLSYYTNNPAENLYLVHTQVYDITNTDLKNSISMTYEAGINVRRPFFSFSLTGYHKINRNGFLSNTDYNTVVLPTYAITSSVPGQKPTYETNGNFRFLTSYRTMANGTYSRNRGLELIASTKKIEVIQTALNFSTVYNQTYTYNPGDQFVVPAQIDYTREMLLGVLKNRTNRYQELTSTLSTTHHIRAIGLLINWRMQASWLRESYSSDDDGRPYAYISNNFEKVLIPEKDRANPAYNGISKQPTESTDTKQPIIVTNYHLRISKEILKKYRFSFYSNNFFNYRPFVINASNSRVYYNQDPAFGAEISLQF; encoded by the coding sequence ATGAGATTAATACTAGTGTTGATGTTTTTTGTTGTTAGTATTCCTGCCTATGCACAACAACAGCTGACTATTAAAGTAATAGACAAAGACAAGAACAGGCCATTACCTTACGCCACCGTGGGACTTCCCGCCCTGGGCAAGTCGGGTTTTACCGACGAGCAGGGCATGATCCGTTTCGAGGTGCCTGCCGGACAGCGCATAGCGGTAAAAGCTACCTACGTTGGCCGCCGCGAAGCATCTGATACTATTCCCGCCGGTGCCGCCTCCTTTACCGTTTTCCTCGAATCTTACTCCCTTAAACTGCGCGACGTAGAAGTGAACGGTGTACGCATGCGTGCCCAATCCAACTCGTCGTTCGTCATCGACCGCGAGGCGATTGAGGCCATCCAGGCGTACAGCCTGGCGGATGTGATGCAGTTGTTGCCGGGCAAGGAGATACTGAATCCGAATCTGCAATCCATTAACCAGCTGACGCTGCGTTCCGCTACCGGCGATCCTTCGGCCGACCGTAACAACTCGTTCGGTACGCAATTGATGATCGATGGGATGGCGATATCGAACAATGCGAATATGCAGACCAGCGATATGCGTTCCGGCTTTATGCAATCCTTTATCAACGGCAATTCCTCTTTCGGCTATGGCGACGTAGCAGGCAGCGGCCTCGACCTGCGCCAGATCCCCGCCTCCAATATCGAGAAGATAGAGGTGATTTACGGGGTGGCGCCTGCCAGGTATGGTGATATGACCGATGGTGCCGTAATCATCGAGCGCAAAGCCGGCGTGTCTGACTATCGCGCCTCCGTACGCCTGCAGAATGGTATTACGAATGTGTCCATTAATAAAGGCGGCAAACTGAAAGGCCGCAATGGCGTAATCACCGGTAGCATCGACTACGTGAACAGCATTGCCGACAAACGTGATAACCTGAAAACTTACAACCGTGTAGGTGGTGGTTTGATGTGGACCCGCGCATTTGGCGCGAAGGAACGGTTTACCAATACCATGTCGTTCGACGTATCCACCCGTCTTGATAATGCTAAACAAAATCCGGATCTGGATAATCGTAATATCTCGAAGTTCGTCGATTATAGTTTCCGCTATGGTACCCGCGGCAGCTATCGCGCCAAAAAGAAGTGGCTGGATAACGTTTCCTATAACCTGGGCGTTTCATACGGCGTACAGAATAGCCGGGATGAAACGTTTTACAATCCAGGTGTGTTCGGCGCCAGCGACGCCATGGAAACCGGTATTCACGAAGGTGAGTACGTTCCACCCTTCTACGTAGCCGTGCGCGAGATCGATGGTAAACCATTTACCGCATCCGGCCGCCTCGAAATGAATACCGCGAAGTTATTTACAGGCAACGTACAACACCAGCTTTCCGCCGGTATCACCGTCAGTTATGACGACAATTTCGGTAAAGGCCGCCTGTTCAACCCGCTGCGTCCGCGTAACCGGGAGCAAAGCGGTACCGGCCTGGCAGAACGTCCTTACTACTTTAGCCGCGACATCCACCTGGCGCAATACGGCCTGTACCTGCAGGACGATATGACCACTACCGTGGCCGGCATGAGATTGAACAACAACTGGGGTGTTCGTCTCGACAGGCAGGGAAATAATTTTAGCGTGATGCCCCGCCTGAACAGCTCACTGGAAATCACGAAAGACATTAGCGTGAATGCTGCTTTTGGTATGAACAGCAAGGCGCCTGGCCTGGCTCATATGTATCCTGGCCCGCTTTATTATGACATACCGCTGTTAAGCTATTACACGAACAATCCGGCCGAGAACCTCTACCTGGTGCATACGCAGGTGTACGATATTACCAATACGGACCTGAAGAACTCTATCAGTATGACATATGAAGCGGGTATTAACGTTCGCCGTCCATTCTTCAGCTTCTCACTAACCGGTTATCACAAGATCAATCGTAACGGCTTCCTGTCAAATACAGATTACAACACGGTCGTATTACCGACTTATGCTATCACGAGCAGCGTGCCCGGCCAGAAGCCAACGTACGAAACGAACGGCAACTTCAGGTTCCTCACGAGTTACCGTACAATGGCAAACGGCACGTACAGTCGTAACCGCGGGTTGGAGTTGATCGCGTCGACAAAAAAGATCGAGGTGATTCAAACGGCACTGAACTTCTCCACCGTATACAATCAAACCTATACTTACAACCCGGGTGATCAGTTCGTGGTGCCTGCCCAAATTGACTATACCAGGGAGATGCTGCTCGGCGTGTTAAAGAACAGGACCAACCGTTACCAGGAGTTGACCTCTACACTCAGCACCACGCACCACATCCGCGCGATTGGTTTGCTGATCAACTGGCGCATGCAGGCCAGCTGGTTACGGGAAAGCTACAGCTCCGACGATGATGGCCGCCCTTACGCTTATATCAGCAACAATTTCGAAAAAGTGCTGATTCCCGAAAAAGACCGTGCCAACCCAGCCTATAACGGTATTAGCAAACAGCCGACTGAAAGTACGGATACGAAGCAGCCGATCATTGTTACGAACTACCACCTGCGTATCAGTAAAGAAATACTGAAAAAGTATCGTTTCTCCTTTTACTCGAACAACTTCTTTAACTATCGTCCTTTTGTGATCAACGCCTCCAATTCAAGAGTTTATTACAACCAGGACCCGGCTTTTGGTGCGGAGATCAGTTTACAATTCTAG